In Rhododendron vialii isolate Sample 1 chromosome 9a, ASM3025357v1, the following are encoded in one genomic region:
- the LOC131301621 gene encoding uncharacterized protein LOC131301621 has translation MGSGKQEKRSKSSRRTTKNENPNKRKRVPLGPNRALAKKEKKAKTKPDKNHISLGVGTAAEQLSFFVDQYQSANGVQLSALELESIKADKCILELSRGMDQSASNLGEHMKAAFGSSWKEVLCENQLLEGKIDPGSPALLVISLSALRSLELLRAFRDLTRECYAAKLFSKHMKIEDQVAILKNRVNIACGTPSRIKKLIDVEALGLSRLAVIVLDMHTDVKGYSLFTLPQVRDELWDLYKCYLHPRLLQGDLRICLYGPVPIST, from the exons atgggcaGCGGGAAGCAAGAGAAGCGTTCAAAAAGTAGTAGAAGAACCACGAAGAACGAAAACCCTAACAAACGAAAGCGCGTACCACTCGGCCCCAACAGAGCGCTAgccaagaaggagaagaaggccAAAACCAAGCCCGACAAGAACCACATCAGCTTAGGCGTAGGAACAGCGGCTGAGCAGCTGAGTTTCTTTGTGGACCAGTACCAATCGGCCAATGGCGTTCAGCTTTCGGCGCTCGAGCTCGAATCCATCAAAGCTG ATAAATGCATTCTGGAGCTATCTCGAGGCATGGATCAAAGTGCTAGCAATTTAGGCGAACATATGAAGGCTGCTTTTGGATCATCCTGGAAAGAAGTTCTTTGTGAAAACCAGCTGCTTGAAGGAAAGATTGATCCTGGAAGTCCAGCTCTTCTTGTAATCAGTTTATCTGCGTTGAGATCATTAGAACTTCTTAG GGCTTTCAGGGATTTGACCAGAGAATGCTACGCTGCGAAGCTATTTTCGAAGCATATGAAGATTGAGGACCAG GTGGCCATTTTAAAGAACCGTGTTAATATTGCTTGTGGTACACCAAGCAG GATTAAGAAGTTGATTGATGTGGAGGCACTAGGACTATCGCGATTAGCTGTGATTGTGCTCGACATGCACACAGACGTTAAGGGTTATTCCTTGTTCACCCTTCCCCAAGTCAG AGATGAATTGTGGGACCTGTATAAGTGCTACTTGCACCCACGGCTGCTTCAAGGTGATCTTCGTATCTGTCTTTATGGCCCCGTACCAATTAGCACTTAG